GAGCGACACGCCCGTGCAGGCCACCGCCAGGGTCCAGATTCGAGCGCGATCAGAGGTACCCGACGGCATCCCGTCGGTACGCTGATGAGGCCGGATGAGGGTGTTCACCATGCTGTACGCCTCCTTCCGGCGGCAAGTACTTGCCGAGACTAACGGTCTTGCATATAGACGGATAGTCTCGTTCTTAAACGGAGGTAGTGCAGATCGCCGGCAGTAGCGTTGATCCCCGCCCGGAGCGGTCTCGGGCTCGGTTACTGGAAGCCGCCGCTGCGCTGCTGCGTTCCGGCGGGCCGAGGGCGGTGACCGTGGAGGCGGTCACTCGCGGCGCCAACGTTGCCAGAGCCACGTTGTACCGCCACTTCTCCAGTGGTAACGACCTGCTGGCCGCGACGTTCAACAGCCTGATACCGCCGGCGCCCATGCCGCCTTCGGAAGGTTCGCTGCGGGACCGGCTCATCGCGTTGTTACAGGCTCAGGCCGAGCTGATTGCCGAAGCGCCGGGGATGCTGACTGCAATGGCCTGGGTCGCGCTGGGCGGCGATCTTGAACAACTGCCGGAAGCGCGGCGCGCCCATAGCGGTGACAGCACTGCGCTTGCCACCTTGCGCGAACGCATCGCCCAGCAGTATGCGGCGCCATTCGATGCGATTTTCGACAGCCCGGAGGCGGCCGAATTGGGCGAGATCGACCGGTCCCGCGCGATCGCCCTGCTGATCGGCCCACTGGTGCTGGGACGCTTGAGCACCCTGCCGGACTTCGATTATCGGGAATGCGCGCGGGCAGCAGTCGACGGCTTTCTGTACGTCCAGCGCCGGCGGGACGGAGCGGTGGCTGCCACCAACATCGAATCGGCATGAGTCAACGGACGAATCTGCCTCCCGCTCAACGGATTTGAGCTGCCTTACCGGCCGGTCCGATCCTTGATCCGCTGCCTGACCGCGGCGTTGCCTTCGGCCAGTGTGGCCAAGCCCAGGCGGGTAGCGCTCCACTTGAACTCGTTATTGATGATCCAGCGCACCAGAATCAGTTCGGAATGCTCCAACAGCTGAATGGCTTCCAGCATCGGCTCGAGCACCGATCTAGCGGGCACAATGAGGCCTCGGCGCCTCGGGAAGCCGCGGAACATCCAGTCACTGAACTCCGACAACGCCAGTGCCGGCGCCCTCCCTGACACGTTGGGGTCGAAGGCCGCCATCAGTTCGGCGGCTAGTTCGCCCGGCGGGGCACCGTTGATCCAGTCGACCATCGGTTGCGCGGCGTCAGGTTCCCCCAAATCCGGCCCGATCACGGGATGAGAGCCTACGCGTAGCGCCGGTGTCCGGGTGGAACAAGCCAAAAGCGCTGGTAGGGTCGCTGCCGGCGCTTACCGTGGACCGCCCTGCAGACACCGCGGGCGGCCCCACATATGTCGATCTATGTCGATGACCCGGGATTTGGCCGAAGCGGTGATCTGGGGCATACTGTTCAGGTTGCCTTGCGCCAGGTTTGCGCCTGGCCAGGCACACGACCGGCGCCCACACGGGCGCGTCCGGCCCCATCCTTGGAGCGCGACCGATTTCGGCGCCTACGAGGCTGCGTGCGGGCGACACGCCCGACCGCGGGGGTCGGTGGACCACGACAGGTAAACAGCGGCGCAGTATCCGGCGCACGCTCGTTCGACCCGGGATCGGCCGGGTCGAACGGCGGGCTGGGGGCACCAGGTCCGGACCCGGGCCTGAAAGTATTGGAGTGAGGTAGGAGAAGCGTGGCGGGACAGAAGATCCGCATCAGGCTGAAGGCCTACGACCATGAGGCTATCGACGCTTCGGCGCGCAAGATCGTCGAGACCGTCGTCCGCACGGGTGCCAGCGTCGTAGGTCCGGTGCCACTGCCGACCGAGAAGAACGTGTATTGCGTCATCCGCTCCCCGCATAAGTACAAGGACTCGCGGGAGCACTTCGAGATGCGCACCCACAAGCGGTTGATCGACATTCTCGACCCGACCCCGAAGACGGTTGACGCACTCATGCGCATCGATCTTCCAGCCAGCGTCGACGTCAATATCCAGTAGGAGTCTGCAGAGCATGGCACGAAAGGGCATTCTCGGTACCAAGCTGGGCATGACGCAGGTATTCGACGAGAACAACAGAGTCGTACCGGTGACAGTGGTCAAGGCAGG
The nucleotide sequence above comes from Mycobacterium pseudokansasii. Encoded proteins:
- the rpsJ gene encoding 30S ribosomal protein S10, translated to MAGQKIRIRLKAYDHEAIDASARKIVETVVRTGASVVGPVPLPTEKNVYCVIRSPHKYKDSREHFEMRTHKRLIDILDPTPKTVDALMRIDLPASVDVNIQ
- a CDS encoding TetR/AcrR family transcriptional regulator, whose translation is MEAAAALLRSGGPRAVTVEAVTRGANVARATLYRHFSSGNDLLAATFNSLIPPAPMPPSEGSLRDRLIALLQAQAELIAEAPGMLTAMAWVALGGDLEQLPEARRAHSGDSTALATLRERIAQQYAAPFDAIFDSPEAAELGEIDRSRAIALLIGPLVLGRLSTLPDFDYRECARAAVDGFLYVQRRRDGAVAATNIESA